A section of the Alkalihalobacillus sp. LMS39 genome encodes:
- the mnhG gene encoding monovalent cation/H(+) antiporter subunit G, producing MTVTEIVISVFAIIGGLLSLLGAVGMIRFPDVYGRLHAATKSATLGVISIMASTFIYFLVIEGQFIAKILLTIFFVFLTAPVAGLMMSRSAYRTGVPLADISIQDDLKHKKSIQPKEQETVEKLKG from the coding sequence TTGACCGTGACCGAAATAGTCATTAGTGTTTTCGCCATTATCGGGGGTTTATTAAGCTTACTAGGGGCTGTCGGGATGATTCGCTTTCCTGACGTATATGGAAGGTTACATGCCGCCACAAAAAGTGCAACATTAGGTGTTATATCGATTATGGCATCCACGTTTATTTATTTTCTTGTCATTGAAGGACAATTTATCGCCAAAATATTATTAACAATTTTCTTCGTGTTTTTAACTGCACCTGTTGCCGGTTTAATGATGTCACGGTCTGCTTATCGAACCGGTGTCCCATTAGCTGATATCAGCATCCAGGATGATTTAAAGCATAAAAAAAGTATTCAACCAAAAGAACAGGAAACAGTAGAAAAGCTAAAGGGCTAA
- a CDS encoding Na(+)/H(+) antiporter subunit F1 has translation MLDTILITVLVMMSISLLVCFIRVVIGPTMPDRVVALDTFGINLIGFIALLMILQRTSAYAEIILVIGILAFVGSIALAKFLERGVVIDRDRNSH, from the coding sequence ATGCTTGATACGATTTTGATTACTGTATTAGTGATGATGTCCATTTCATTGCTCGTTTGCTTCATTCGCGTCGTTATCGGTCCGACGATGCCTGACCGTGTTGTTGCTTTAGACACATTCGGTATCAATTTAATTGGCTTTATCGCCTTATTAATGATTTTACAACGGACATCTGCTTATGCAGAGATTATCCTTGTCATCGGGATTTTAGCTTTCGTTGGTTCCATCGCCTTAGCAAAGTTTCTAGAAAGAGGTGTCGTCATTGACCGTGACCGAAATAGTCATTAG